The genomic DNA CCAACTTCAAGACCTTCCTCGACATCGCGAAGAACCCGGACTCCTCGACCACCCCGGCCAGCATCAACGGCGGCGCGTACCAGATCTCGATGCGCAACTTCGGTTACGACTTCGAGGCCGGGAAGGTGCCGGATCTGCACGCGGGCCTGGTCGCCACCGCCAAGGAAATCGACGAGGCCGTCGCCCAGGCGAAGTGAATCACCCCATGGCACTATCGATTTCGGCTCAACCGGCGGCGCTGCGGCGCAGGCGCCGTCGGCGGACGCTGCGCACGCTGGCGTTCCTGTCGCCGTGGCTGATCGGGTTCACCGCCTTCTTCGCCTACCCGCTGGTCTCGACCGTCTACTTCTCGTTCATGAAGTACGACGGGTTCACCGCGCCGACCTTCACCGGCCTGCGGAACTGGAGCTACGTCCTCGGCAAGTATCCGCCCTTCTGGCAGGGGCTGGGCAACACCCTGTGGCTGGTCGTGGTGATGGTGCTGCTGCGGGTGATCTTCGGGCTCGGAATCGGGTTGCTGGTCACCCGAATCAAGACCGGGGTCGGGTTCTTCCGCACCGTGTTCTATCTCCCGTATCTGGCCCCGCCGGTGGCGGCCACCATGGCCTTCGCCTTCCTGCTGAATCCGGGCACCGGGCCGGTGAATCACCTGCTGGGGAATCTCGGTCTGCCGCAACCGGGTTGGTTCACCGACCCGTCCTGGTCCAAGCCCGCGCTGACGATGCTGGCGGTGTGGGGCATCGGCGATCTGATGGTCATCTTCATGGCCGCGCTGCTGGACGTGTCCCGCGAGCAGTACGAGGCGGCCGAGCTGGACGGGGCCGGGGGGTGGCAGCGGTTCCGGTACATCACGCTGCCGAACATCACCCCGATCGTGCTGTTCGCGGTGGTGACCGGCGTCAT from Nocardia terpenica includes the following:
- a CDS encoding carbohydrate ABC transporter permease codes for the protein MALSISAQPAALRRRRRRRTLRTLAFLSPWLIGFTAFFAYPLVSTVYFSFMKYDGFTAPTFTGLRNWSYVLGKYPPFWQGLGNTLWLVVVMVLLRVIFGLGIGLLVTRIKTGVGFFRTVFYLPYLAPPVAATMAFAFLLNPGTGPVNHLLGNLGLPQPGWFTDPSWSKPALTMLAVWGIGDLMVIFMAALLDVSREQYEAAELDGAGGWQRFRYITLPNITPIVLFAVVTGVIQTMQYYTQAIVAGKVASGKIAGAGEQFEPGYPHGSTWTLPQMIYNLGFQRFDTGSACVVAVILFALSMAFTSLLLRRRSGFLQED